A window of Enterobacter ludwigii genomic DNA:
ACAACTCTGTCGCTGGGAAGGTGATAGTGGTTGATGACGTGCGTGCAGTTGCGCTTCATGAAAGCAAAAATATGCCGTTGCCATGCTGCCATACCCGCGGTTCCATCACCGGCTACGATAGTTTCATGTCCAACATACCAGGTGGCATCATCATTCGCGAACAGCACGTTGATTTCACTGACACCCTGCAACAAATGCGGGATATCCGGGTGCTCCATAAAACCGTATTGTGCCACGCCGTGCCAGTAACCTGGCGCGCGCTGCTCTACCCTGATCCGTTGTTCTTCCCCAACATAGGGCACATTCAGGATATCAATAGTCAGCGATAACACATCTCGCTGTAGCACCTTGTTGCGCGCAACATGCCAGCGCATGACCGGCGGGATATTGTTCTGTGTACGGGTCAAAAAAACGGCGGAACCTGCAACTCTGGGTACCGTCTTTTGCTGAAGCTGGTTAAAGAACGCATCCACGCTGATGCCCTTCTCGCCCACCGATGCGGATACCGCCTTAACGCCGCGGTGCCAGATCAGCATCACCGTACAAATCGCTGCGGCCATCAGCAGCGGAATATAGCCGCCTTCCAGGACCTTAATCAGATTGGCAAACAAGAAGGTGGCATCAATCACCAGGAAACAGAGGGCAATAACCGCGCTGCTGACCCGGCTCCAGTGCCACACTTCCCGCATTGCCACAAATAGCAGGCCCGTCGTCATCAGCATGGTTAATGACACGGCAATACCGTATGCAGCAGCAAGCTTGTCGGAAGATTTGAAAAACACCACCAGCCCAATCGTTACCACCATAAGCAGCCAATTGATTGTGCCTATATAGATTTGACCGTAGCTTTCTGCCGCCGTCTGTTTGATCCGTAAACGGGGTAACCAGCCGAGCTGAATAGCCTGCCGCGTCATGGAAAAAGCGCCCGTAATTATCGCCTGACTGGCGATTATCGTCGCCAGTGCGGCAAGAATAATGAGCGGAAACTGCATCACAGGCGGACACAGCATAAAGAAAAGGTTTTGTTTACTGTCGGCTCCGGCCAGGATCAGCGCGGATTGCCCCGCATAATTGAGCAGCAATGCGGGAAATACGACACCGTACCAGGCAAGCCAGATGGGTTTTTTACCGAAATGCCCCATATCGGCGTACAGCGCTTCAGCACCAGTCACACAGAGAAAAACGCCCCCCAGGACCAGAAAACTGGTGTACCCGTTCGAAAACAAAAACGCGATGCCATACGCAGGATTCAGCGCCAGCAATACCGATGGGTGCTGAATGATCCCCCATACGCCCAACGCTGCAATTGCAAAAAACCACAGCGCCATGATCGGACCAAATATCTTTCCTATACGAGCGGTACCAAAAGGTTGGATCAGAAAAAGTGCCAGTAAAACCATGACCGTGAGCGGCAATATATACGGCTGCGATTCAGGAAAAACAATTTCCAGCCCTTCCAGAGCGGAAAGTACGGAGATTGCCGGGGTTATCGCGCCATCACCGTAAATCAACGCAGCGCCGATAAGTGCGGAAAAAATGACCCAGCGCCCGCCTTTCCCTTTTTCCACCAGAAGCGACATCAATGCCATGATGCCGCCCTCGCCATGATTATCAATTCGCATGGCGAATGCAGCATATTTTA
This region includes:
- a CDS encoding KUP/HAK/KT family potassium transporter translates to MSLLHRSESRQPFSRLTLLAGGALGVVFGDIGTSPLYTFRTVLSLSEHDPTPAVVLGLLSLITWTLILVTSIKYAAFAMRIDNHGEGGIMALMSLLVEKGKGGRWVIFSALIGAALIYGDGAITPAISVLSALEGLEIVFPESQPYILPLTVMVLLALFLIQPFGTARIGKIFGPIMALWFFAIAALGVWGIIQHPSVLLALNPAYGIAFLFSNGYTSFLVLGGVFLCVTGAEALYADMGHFGKKPIWLAWYGVVFPALLLNYAGQSALILAGADSKQNLFFMLCPPVMQFPLIILAALATIIASQAIITGAFSMTRQAIQLGWLPRLRIKQTAAESYGQIYIGTINWLLMVVTIGLVVFFKSSDKLAAAYGIAVSLTMLMTTGLLFVAMREVWHWSRVSSAVIALCFLVIDATFLFANLIKVLEGGYIPLLMAAAICTVMLIWHRGVKAVSASVGEKGISVDAFFNQLQQKTVPRVAGSAVFLTRTQNNIPPVMRWHVARNKVLQRDVLSLTIDILNVPYVGEEQRIRVEQRAPGYWHGVAQYGFMEHPDIPHLLQGVSEINVLFANDDATWYVGHETIVAGDGTAGMAAWQRHIFAFMKRNCTHVINHYHLPSDRVVEISRRVAV